TAGCAGTCTTGGTTCATGGTTAGTATTGTGGAGATAGAGACAAATACCTCAAATGCATGAGCTGGTTTACTATATGGCTTATTGTCCCTATTTTTTAGATAGTGATATTCATCACCGACAACATTGACTAATTCTCTTGTCACAGGTGCTAACACTAAATAGTAAATGAGTGAtcatgaaatatatatatttcattctCATGGATGATGATTGAACTTAGCTCCAACCTCAGGGTTAAGACTTAAGAGTTAAAGGACAAGATGAGCGGCCAACGCGTCACAAGAGTCGTGGTTCTTATTATCTCCCTACTTCGATGGCCAAAAAATTGGGCCCTGGCCGGTTACTCAACTTCTATTTGTGCTATTAGTGTTCAACAAATTTCTACTCAACCGATGAATTGCTTCCACCTGCTTAATCCTCTGCTCAATTTTCACCATTAACAGGATTTGGTTCCAGAATTCCCCAACCGAACCATTAAATTCTTACTATTTATTTGAGTTTGGTATCCGGCGTCTGAACAAATTATTAATAAATGTGGATCTAATTTTCCCTGTTTTTCATTGTCTTAGTGGTAGTTCTTACTTTTGGTGGAATTGGTTACCTAAGAATTAAGATCTACTTTATTGATTTGGGTTTGGTTAGCTTTTCCGTGGCTACTATATGTTAGCTACACAGTGAAAAGAACTGCTAAGTATAGATTTGGAGGAACATTTGGTCACAAAATTTGTGGGTGTAGTCATGAGCACATGGTGGTATTGTACTATTGTTTGCAAATCATAATCAAAATTTTATGATGTTTAAGTTAAGTCAAGGGTGactcaaacctttgagatgCATTTCCGTGGTTGGTTCTTATAGCTACTTACAATTAATAGCTGGCTAAGATTTGTCTATAGTTCAACTAATTCAAATTGTGTACTTACAGATGCTAAGCCAGACATTCTGGTTTTGTACGCAGCAAttgatcttttcttttttcttcatgaAAATAATTACTTAGCGGAAGAATAAatatttctaataaaaaaatcacaaattacCCCGACATCCTTTGAAGTTTATCACTATTGCATTGGTTTCTTATTTATTTAGTAAAATGCACTTACTTTTCTGCCTTCATATACAATTTAGAATAAAGAAATACTCAAAGTTAGCTTAATTATAAACAGTAAGTTAGGATTCCGACGGCTTTTTCATAAGAGACCAAAATGCACGATACAATGTTATTCTATCTTCCATTCCGGAAAAAACTCAATGATGTTTTATCACATTGTTTCCTGTGTTTCGCTTTGTCTATATATCATTTCTGGTTAGAATAGTAGAGGCCTAGATGAATAATGAGAGTTATAATGATAAATCTTAAGGACAATgcaataataataacctcatgAAAGGTTAGTGCAATGTTCCCAATAAAATGAGAGTGGTTGTTAAATAATTGAGGGAAGTGTGATTATGAAAAATCTCAAAAGAGAGGTTGATGTAATTTTCTCAAAATGAAATTAATAGCTGCactcaatttaatttaattttttctattaaaaatGTTATTCTTGGCCAATTGATTTCTTTTTCACTCCATTTAAGATAGAGTATAGAGTTTTTCAATGTGAACATAAAATGGGTTTAATTATGTAAGTACTATGCGGTAATTGGAACAGCAAGTTGCTGTGGTGTAGTGGTTATCACGTCAGTCTTACACACTGAAGGTCTCCAGTTCGATCCTGGGCAGCAACAtgttcttctttattttttcgCATTTTCTTCTCAGACACAGGATAATTTCTTTGTCAATCGTTTCTTATTcctgttttttcattttaatgttGTCCGAAGAGAGAATATATCTTTACTATATACACTGGTATAATTCTCCACTTCTTGATCTTTCTGCTACATATCAATCAAGGTGCAGGTTGAATAAAAATGTCAATAGCCAATGTGAGTATTTTGGGCGTGCTTACTCTAAATTTTGGTAAGTAAATAAATCCATGAGCAATGTGGATTTGATTTAAACCCTCAAAGGACTTTTTTGGTTGAAACTTTTGTGTCATTTATTTGAAcgtgaaaatgaaaaacaaattaaataaattgcTCTAAAAGTGAAGGTGATTAACGAACAAGAGTGAAAAGTTTAAAGAAGGATAAATCAAAAggggaaaaaatgaaaaacaacaaGATAGAAGATAATGGCTTGATTGAAGATGTATTCATGCCGAATGAAGACGAATCTTACAGTTTAAGACTTTGTTTTGCCTGGCTGATTtttagattaatttttatgattcAGACCGGTCAATATAATATTCATTCGATTGTATGTTTTTTGAGTCATTTCCATAATGGTATTGGACCTTATGACCATTTTGCATCGATCCCAAGCTTCACAATTTGCATCTCCTGGTATTGGAACTGGTATCTCGCCATTGATAAACTTGAATTTGTTCTTTGCAACAAGAGCTCGCTTCATCGATTTCGCCCAAGAGTTGTAGTTTCTTCCATTAAGAGGTGGATTCACCATGGTTGTAGAAGGAATCTCTCCATAATGAATGTAGTAAGGAGAAATTGGATTTTTCACTGGATCCAGTACCGCATCATGCATCGGATTtcaattgttgttgttgttatgtgCTTGACGCATCATTGTAGCGGAAGCTTGAGATGACAAAACCCTTGTTAGGGCCCTGATACCATCTAAGAAATTAGAGAAGAAAATTGTAGAAGAAAATAGATTAAACTTCAATCAGTATATCAATTTCAAGAATAATGTAGAAGAAAATAGATGAAACCTCAATCAGTGTATCAATTTCATGAATAAATCTATTACAAGGAAGAACACTATATATAGTGTTGATTAACCTCTAACTAACTTTCTTTGATCTAACTAACTATATATCCAACTGAAATGCCAGCTCAGCTAATTACACTAACTAACTCTAAATTAACTCTAAACTAACTAGTCATTATTACATTGAGAGGTCCTTATTCTTTTACATATATAGCTCATATATCAGAATTAAATGCCTCACATGACATGAATTTGAAAAAAAGATGCATGTATCAGTAAATTAAATACCATTTTCATATGCTGTAGAAACTCCTGTTCTTACAGATTTTTGCATTCTCAATATGCTTGAAAAGGACAAACATTAAGAATGTCAATGTTACTATTAGAGAAGGCAATACACAGTAAAGGATTAAAGGTAGAAAACAACATAGCTAAAAcccaaattatttttggacCACCCTATACATACCCCACTGATAGAAGATTAAATCACAAAGTGAAGATTACATTGCACAtacatattattattttttatgaaaattgcATGCCTCACAAATATATTAATGCCGAATTTAAGACTCTGAATTATACATTATTTATATTATCTTTATTAAACTCATCACTTACCATTTGGACTCTAAACATAATTTTTTCCCGATGTTAATTAAGATTATCTCACTACAGCTAATGGTCGTGAGACTAATTCATGACTTCATTATCAACCCACTAAATGGTAGAAAATTAGtgagtttttctattcagaaGAGTTGAAAAGTAAGTGAGTTGTTTAACTCTAAACACAAATGAGACTAATTCATGAGTTTTTCTACAAGCTGATATGTGCCTGAAAATTGAAGAATAAAAGAATAGCACTCCTCAATGAATAATTGGCTGGGCTAGATAACAAAAGCTGAAAAATAAAGCAATGCTGCTGCATGAGGCCTTGACTGTTTTGTCGTGGGCCGGGGTCGATCGGGTTATGTCATGCATGCCACCATGACTCATTCATTTCCAGCAAAAATCATGACGCGGCAACGCCGTCTTTGAGTTAGATTGTCCATCTAAATATTTCAAACCAAGCACATAGATTCAATGAAATGTTTAAATTATTAAGGTGAGAATAAAATAGGACTATCAAATATTATATGAACATAATCTATTTCTACAGAACAAaactaatattttattttcaagggcagagagaagaagaagcgaGTAGAAATAGTGGTGGAAATAGACATGCATGTcgaccaagaaaaaaaaaagacatgcaTGATCTATGTGCATAAATAATGATGTTAGGGTTTGTTTCATTTGCATAGACAACTTAATTATGTGTTTTTTAGGTATAAATGTGTattcataaattaatttgagaaacttatttttattttttacattaaaGATAATACATTAAATACAAACGATAGGCGCAGATGTCAATACATCAAGTTGAATCAAGGAAATAAGTTCATGAGAAACTTCCTCAATTTAGACAAAGTCACCCAAGGAAAAAAGAAAGCTGGGATAAAAAATCCACTACTTTTTTACCAGTTCTAATGATAAACTATCAatcaaaagaaatgaaaaaagaaaccTAAGTTATGACAATCACAAATTATAAAAGCTAAATAAAAGTGTCCCCCCGGATGATCTCTGGTAGGGAATTTgagaaatttattttaaaaagccGAAAATAGGTGTAGTAAACAATTTACTAAGCTAATCTCaaaaacttatgaaaataagttcaaacATCTTATAGGGAGCCATAACTTATGTACATAAGCTCTTACATACACTTACTTAAGCATTTACgctataagataaactcaaataatcTCCTCCAAACGAGACCTTAgccaatttaaaaatatatactaATAAATAGGGATAAAATAAGCACGATTTTGCCCATAAGAATGAAGCACATTTTGTATTCAGTTGTTAACCGCTTAGTGCGAGCACTCGCGACGAGAGAATTAGTGGTTGTTACGGTTAGTGACGTCCAGGAAGATTATAATTAAGCTAATAGATAGGGATAGAAATAGGTGAAATTTTTGCTTATGGGAATGGATTACATTTTATGACCAGATATTTACCGCTTAGTGGCGTAGGATTAATCTTTTTAACTAAATTGACTTTAAGAAAATCGACCTTACTTATTTATTAATATGATATAGTCTTAATGTATGCTAGATCATATGCCCTTGCTCTCTGACCTATTGCATGTGGGTTTCAAATTAAGCAACATATAATATTGAACAACTCAAAGTAAATTGTTGAATCACCAAATGCGTAAATTAACTGAGATGAGATTATTATAGCTTAAGTAGCGATCTTCACCTGAATTCCTATAAGTACAATTGCGTTAAATACTTAATAGTTTTAACTTAGTCATCCATGTATTCTTCATGCCTTGGGCAGGATTGTGTGAAAGATAGATGtggttaaataaaaaaatgaaactgTTATGAACTCCAATAAAGTTATACCCCACTTGCAATTTTAATGTTAAATAAAGAATGAGACCCCACTGTGATATTAGGTACATGCAAGGGAGGTCGTAAGTGGGAATGAGCTTCAAGCTATACCTCCCAGTTGACTTCTGAATCTCTACATTTCGTGCAGTATCATCCCACATAAGTATATATCAGTGTACTTTGCTTCTTGCCATTTCATATAAAGGAAACTGGCATATATATATGCTCAATATAAACAATATCTTTCATTGGACCAAGAAATTATTCAGAACCAATCTTCAGTATAGTAGCATTGGAAGATCCAAGCAACATTGACAATGATTTCAAGGCCCACATCCAGCTTCCAAAGTGTCCATCAGGGGCTTCAAATGTTTCCTCCCACCCAAGATTTGGTTTCACcctctgttgaaatgatctcaGGCTCAGGCTCTTCACCCTCAACAAGCTCCCTCCTTTTCAACCTCTCTGTTCTCAAAGAAAAGCTGAATCAGGTGCAAACCCTGGTGGGTATCATTCTCTCCCCAAATCAAACCCTTCCAGAGTCAACTTCATTAGCCATCTCCAGCATGAACACCACAATTCAAGAAATCATAGTCACTGCCACCTCAATGATGTTCGCCTGCCAACACTTGGCTCTCACTACTGCTACTTGCACCACCAACAACCAATTGCACCACCATCAGCAATCTAATCATGATCACAACAAGGTACCTCCCTCAAATTTTGGCAATTACAGAGATGTCCTTAGTAACATAGGAACAGATATTAGATCAGGCCAGAGTTTATTTTCCAATACTGAGTCAGAGGCACTGGATAGCTGGTTTGGTGAAAGctacaacaacaataataacaatagTAATGTTAATGATGATGATAAAAGTGTTGCAATTAGTGAAAGCAATAATTGTAAGGAAGCAATAATGTCTCCAGGGGATGGACATGAACCTGTTGATACTGATGATAATGATATAATTGAATTGGATGTTGCTGATTTGTTGGCTAAGTACACGCATTATTGCCATGTTTGCGGGAAAGGGTTTAAGCGCGATGCAAATTTGAGGATGCACATGAGAGCTCATGGGGATGAGTACAAGACCAGTGCTGCATTGAGTAAACCAATTATCAAACACAAGGTGGGCAGTGAGAACTCTTTGATGAGTGTGAAGCCTAAAAAGTATTCATGTCCCCAATTAGGGTGCAGGTGGAACCAGAAGCATGCCAAGTTTCAAGCTTTGAAGTCCATGATTTGTGCTAAGAATCATTACAAGAGGAGCCACTGCCCCAAAATGTATGTTTGCAAGAGGTGCAATCAGAAGCAGTTCTCTGTGCTTTCAGATTTGAGGACACATGAGAAGCATTGTGGGGATCTCAAGTGGCAGTGTTCTTGTGGCACCACTTTTTCTAGGAAAGATAAGCTTATGGGCCATGTTGCTATGTTTGTGGGGCACCACCCAGCTGCTATGAATAGCTTTTCATGTTCAGGGAAAATAGAGAAGCAGGGATTGCAAATGCAGAATGATGGTAGTTCAAGATGAAGGATACACGTTGGGAAACCATGGTGGCTAAAATCATGATGGACAGCAGCAACCTCATTTACCTTTCATGGctgtccaccatgattttgaTTTCACCGTGAATTTTCACTGAGATTATGTGTTTTATATGATTGGTTATGAAGTGGTGCTCTCCTTCAGACTGTATACATTTTCAGACAGTGCAATATATGCTTCACAAGAAAAAGTACCTAATTGATTCTACATTGCTCCTTTCTAGGTGCAGCTTCTGTCTTCCAACATACTCTTCTTGATAGTAAATAACTTGATGATTTGCTCCAATAGTTTGTGGCGCTGGCCATTGGCATGGCATGACAGTACTGTGCAAGAGGAATTGTATTCAGGAAAATGTTTGGTTGACAAATTATATGAGAGAAAAATGGTGAATGTGATGTAGGATATGATGTGgtagaaataaagacataaataGCTAGGGAAATTAGGTGTGGTGGCTATTGGCATGCATGGTATGTTTAAAATTCGAGATCGTTGTATTTATGCTAAAATTTTGTACAAAAGTTGGATTGGTGTTCTCTTTTGTGTATCATATACAAATCACCCGTTGTATATTTAAATTGATGAGTTGCATTCTGCTTGAAAGAATTATAAGCGTACCCATGGGACGTATAATTGATAATGTTGCATACAAAGTTTgtgtatatactatatataaactaAGAGTTGTAGGTAGATAATTTGTGAGGTACCTCTTTAATTTTAATGAtttgcttatccaaaaaaaaaatgtcctcTATAAGTTGTAGCTTGGACCAACTTGTTATATATCACCCAAGTTGTAAGTGGTACCCCTTAATTTGACGGTGGTGAAATATTACTTATTCTCACTTATTTTAGGAAAATTCCGTAGAATTTTTGTGTCTATACACCCCAAATAAAATGAGAGATGGAAAGATAAAAGATAGAAAGACAAATTTATGTTATATGATGTAACATAAAAAGAGATATGAAGAGATGAAAATGAGGTTGATGAAGAAAGCTAATAATAGGTAGGGTATGGATATGTTTGTTAGTGGCAAAACTCATTTTTACCGGATTCATAATGTCGGAGCCAAAATTGACAAGGGAAGGTGAATTCGGTTAAGAAAGTTGCCATGAGTGGTCTTTGAGAAGAGTTCACCTACAGCTGAAAGGAAAGCATAAAAGCCcgaaaggatatgattcgacaAAATGAGACTGGTGGAATGGATTTGACGCTAGCCAACTTGGGAAAATTAAGAACAAGCCAAGTGTTGGTGACAAAGATGTTCACACCGGTAAGAAAAATTCAAGCTCGAAAGTAGATGTCAAGGTGGCAAGATGACAGAAAGGGTATCCGACGAAGTCCATTCAGCACGTCTGAAACATGAATCAAAGAATTACCGAGTGTTAGCGCTAAAAAGACTTTTGCTGATAAAGAAAGCACACCAGCATCGACAAAAGGCATAAAGAAAGGACTTGGGCTATTTTGGAGATTCTAAGTGTACACGCCGAAGCAAGCTATTTTGGCACAAACCACTTCGGCATTTCTAAACGGTTACAAACCACTTCAGCATTGCCCCGGGTCGCCCATGTGTGCAGCGACAACTCCCTTCAATCTCACCTTTCCGTTTTAGTCCCCCATTTTATCCTATTTCTTCGACCTTTTCGAGATCCGACAACCATGGCTTCCGCGATTTATGTCCTTTGTAATGGTCCTTTGGCTCCCAATAAAGTGGTTGTAGCTATCGTCTAccgctctttctttctttcatgttGTCAGATCTCTGGATCTGTCACTCCAAGTCGTGCTCGTATCCTATATATTTTTGCCCTTCCTTGGGTTGTTGCGGCGTCACCGTGCCTTGGTCGATGTGATGCATCAGTGAGGAGCATTGGAGGTGGTGCTAATAAAGAAGGCGTGCCGATGTTGGAGATCTGGGGAGTCCCTTCTGGCAACGCAGAGGCTCTGTTCCCCTACTTCTGGTGCTAAGGGCGGTGGCGACTTTGggttttttctcttcttttctattGCCGCTCTTTGCTCTGCTCAATGTACCCCTTTAGCCAATCTTGTTGTTTCGTGGGTCTCCTCGCCTTCAGACGCGTCGTCAAGTGCTTCTCCTTGCTCCGTTCGTCTCTTTTGCTTCACGAGTGTCGTAAATTTGGTGGTTTTGGGGTTTTGTAggatttcatgttttttttatcaCGGTGCTTATGATGTTGGGTTGTCATGTCTTCGCGGTGGCAAAGCATGTGGATTAAGGCTATCAGTGGTAGCTGTTGGTGGCAGGTTGGGGTTTTCTCTCCTCAGTTTGTCCATCTTTGTATGGATATGGGTTTTGGGATTCTTTTGCAGGACGAGACAATGGTGTATCTTGGAGTGGAGTTTTGAGTTGGTCATTTTCTTTGTTGTGTGGGTTCAGTCAAGGGTGTTGAGGCTAGAGTTTCCTTTCAGCCTTGACGTTCTTCTTAACTTATGTTGTTGCTGAGATGGTCAGGTGGCTATGTTAGGGTTTCCTGTTGTTATCTTCTTCGCTTAtagcttcttcttttttctgctTGTTGGtctttttaagttttggatgTCAACTCTATGGCGCTTGGTTGAGTCTTTGTTTTTCAAATGAGGACCTATCATTGCAGAGTAGATGATAGGGTTTTTGGTATGACGATGTAGacgtttttgtttatttttttactttttaaaggTATTCGGGAAGTGTTCCGTACTAAGAGTCTACTAGTATCTGTACCCGTGTGTCGCACGGATGAATaatatggaaaaagaaaaaaataaagttaagggtaatgaataatattttttatatggtCTTTTTGTTTTAACCGAGTCCAATTACCTTCATGTATGTTTGTGTTATGtttgatatttgatttgattttagaGAGGGCATTATCATACGCAGAATCATGCGCAGATTATAATCATAGGTATAATCTTTCATTCATTGATCACCAtgagtaaaaagaaaattaataaaatataagataaaTTTCATTCAAAGTAGTAATACTACTACCCGTCAAAAAAGTAGTAATACTACTAAGgaattgtttggttggaggagaaTGGAGGGGAGGTGAGGgatttttaaaatctaattttgtttggttcaaactTTAGGAGGGGAGCAAAATCCCTCCAACCTCAATTTTCTATTCCCCAAAAGTGAGGGAATTAGaagaggaaataaattttagacaAAAATAACCTTGCACAAATCTCAAAATTCCAATTTTGTATCTTAgggtttcttttctttattcacATCTTTTATGGGCGCCTATATTTGAATAAAGATTGTGAGATGAATGCTAAGCCTATCAAAGTAAAAAGGATACAGTTGGGACGCAAGACCATCAATGTTCTTCATCTCCTCATTCAATCTGCAAATCCCATCACAATACGTATTAGGAAGTAAccaatttcaatttcatctatttttttctaatttttatatACCGATTCCCCTTAGTTGTTGCATCAAGCACTGCAAGCAAAtcacaaaaaggaaaaaaatcatgACGATTGTGcggaaatatatataaatagaggaaTTAATGTGGagttatttgatttttattttatttgttgcaAAATTTATTTTGATCACTTTTTTGCAATGAATTTGTGAACTTAATTCTGGTTTGTGATGTTGTAGTGACTGCTTAAAATCATGGAGAATAATGGTTGATGAAGAAAGATGTTATATTGTGTTGTTAAATTcaagtaattttaattataaaatctataGATAAAACTTAGGTCAAGTTCCTTACCTCCATTCCATCAAGTTTATGtgtaatttttcatattttgacaataaattcttaataaatgacatttatttttagaaatagtTGCACATGTGTCATCACATGATTGGTAAACTTGATGAAATTAATTTAAGGAACTTGATCTAAGTTTCTCTCAAAATCTATTTCCTCCCCTCAtgaaccaaataaaaataagttattttccctccgtcccctcctatgaaccaaacataataagtattaaaatctctcccctcctttcccctcccctcccctcctttgaaccaaacaaTATGTAATGTAAGTCAACATatcacaattttaaaaataaatgtaattaTATTAAAGTATAGTCATTCTTCTAATCactcaaattttaacataatttggGGGCCAGCCcctccatttaaaaaaaattaacataatttTAAATAGAATATTCAATCCCATGTGTTAAATTTTTAACATagaatttatattaaaaatatatataaacgCTCATTTGTATTTCATCTTGTATATCATTTTAAGTTATATTATTTCATCCTGTATATAAATGCAAGCAATGGAAAAAGAATGGAAAAATCTCATTTTGCACCGGTGCCAATTTGTTGCTTATGTTGCGCTAAACTAATCAAGCGAAACACAAACTACcattaaaaaaagaagaaaaatgaaatagtACCCCAAATTGCTTATATTATACACTCTTAGTTAATTATATATCTTCTCTATAACTTTTGATAATCATTAGTTTTCACTGTGTAATGAGTTCTCATTATTCATATTGTATTTTTCAGAATGTTTGCATCATgtaatttattgatttttttcctCCGTATCATTTACTTTCCATTTATAAGTTCTTATTTTCAATCTTCAGTTTTATAATTGGACTCATTCATTTATTAACCAGAACTGAATAATTTGATGTCTTGaggtaggttttttttttttttgatcagCGATGTCTTGAGGTAGGTGGTGTGATCAATCAATTAGTGATGGGAGGTGATCCCTTTGTCTTTTTTTTACTGTCTTGGAGTAATTTCAGTGAGTCATGCAATAGTTATCAAACCATCAGAAATTTCTCAAGCAACCTCatcattgcttacaaagctGTTATTAAATTGTCTTTTACCAAACCAAAAATcgttcataaaattaaaaagatcgAAACACAATACAACAGAATTTGAAAGATAGTTTGATATTAGAGCCTATAGAAGCATAGAGTGCAAAAACTCTAAAACCCAAAACTCTACAATCCATAACTTGATAATCCACACATCTTCACCTTCTTAATGAACTTCAACAACTTAAATAGTGTTATTAGAAACCAGacatttcttttgcttctttggCTCCGTTGCATATGCTTTGGGCTTGGATCATGATTAAACAATGATATCGTGATTGTGGTCCTATTCTATAGGAACAACTTTCGGTCTTAATATTTGAATATCATCGTCTGCAAAGATATTTCTGTAAGTAGCACATGTATTAGATGTTTTTGCCCATAAGAAACTTGACATTACATATAAATTCAAGTATCCGACATTGAAAGTCTTCAAATAAATCTTCaaacatagaaaaaaaaaccagataaatcttcaaataaatgCAAATGAGTGACATTGAAAGTCTAAATTCGGTCTTGAATTAAATGGGCAAATGCTACCAAGTTAGAAAATTTCTCCATATTATATCTTGATCATACATAGAATCAAATCCCTTACTTCGCTCCATGTTTAAGTTCTCCATCAGTAAATGTGCAAGTGATTTGTATCCATTTCCCGAGTTGGTATATTGCTAGCTCTGTTGGAGACATCTTTAATTTCCTCAGACATATTGAGTTGTTGCATATCCAGTAGGGGTTTATTCCTTTTTCTTCAATGCAATGTGGCCACATCCGATCCCTTGCTCTCTCTTACTTCCTCTATTTCTTCACCATACCAAACCTGTATTAGATAAATCAATAAAGCGATGAATATCTGGTAAGAACAGTTAAGCagcaatttaaatataaaaattataagaGTTCTTTTGAATCCTTCATTCATGCTACTGAAGAACATGAAGTGAAAGCTACTAATTCATCATATGTGTCTAAGAAGTTAGCTATTAAAAAGCCTTTTGCTGATGTCTGGGATAATCTCAGAGCAAATTATGTACTAAGGGTTAATAGGGGACATACGAAATTTGGGAAACCTATAAAAATTCCACCCAATAGTCTGTCTACATAAtataaacaaacaaaattataaAGATTTGTCACTTCAATCACAGTGTACCTGCCATCTAATAGCTATTTCAGCAGTGTACAAAAAAGAAGACCCATGGTTGAATCagtttgtttgtttgattgAAATAAAAGGTTTAGATACTTTTTTCAGAGAAAATACATATAATCTTTAGATAAATATCTCACATGTATGAAAAACCTCCCTTTATAATGTCTGGAACAACCAAATTAGGCCAGCATCCTCAAGAACAATGCAGGCATCTTTGAGAACATAAACTCATCACAAAGTAACGTCAATAGCAAGAAGCCTGCGATGAAGCAAATATCTAAAGTCTAGAGGCTACATTAAAAACAAACGAAATAAGcaatattcaaaaaaaattcctgaattaattttttctttttgtacgattcaaaattaaaatctggttttaaaaatgaaatttcaaaattcaaaaaatattattaatttaggattttttactatttagttattgttttatttttaatttaaaaatatttatattgaatatattttaaaac
This portion of the Lotus japonicus ecotype B-129 chromosome 3, LjGifu_v1.2 genome encodes:
- the LOC130749738 gene encoding protein SENSITIVE TO PROTON RHIZOTOXICITY 2, with protein sequence MISRPTSSFQSVHQGLQMFPPTQDLVSPSVEMISGSGSSPSTSSLLFNLSVLKEKLNQVQTLVGIILSPNQTLPESTSLAISSMNTTIQEIIVTATSMMFACQHLALTTATCTTNNQLHHHQQSNHDHNKVPPSNFGNYRDVLSNIGTDIRSGQSLFSNTESEALDSWFGESYNNNNNNSNVNDDDKSVAISESNNCKEAIMSPGDGHEPVDTDDNDIIELDVADLLAKYTHYCHVCGKGFKRDANLRMHMRAHGDEYKTSAALSKPIIKHKVGSENSLMSVKPKKYSCPQLGCRWNQKHAKFQALKSMICAKNHYKRSHCPKMYVCKRCNQKQFSVLSDLRTHEKHCGDLKWQCSCGTTFSRKDKLMGHVAMFVGHHPAAMNSFSCSGKIEKQGLQMQNDGSSR